One Tenebrio molitor chromosome 2, icTenMoli1.1, whole genome shotgun sequence genomic region harbors:
- the lute gene encoding BTB/POZ domain-containing protein 6-B isoform X5: MAMSNLYSKIAPKPVKRAHDNMSVSQTNAWMNETLNNGALSLSPPHIISQRENLQVMQPASAPGSPPSSPCVSPIGPPGTLDPNWQASKPTVRERNAAMFNNDLMADVRFIVGSPGCTQDIPAHKYVLATGSSVFYAMFYGGLAECKEEIEVPDVEPSAFLTLLKYLYCDEIQLEADTVLATLYVAKKYIVPHLARACVNYLETSLTAKNACLLLSQSRLFEEPELMQRCWEVIDAQAEMALKSEGFVDIDMSTLESVLGRETLNCKEMNLLEAALNWAAAECIRQDIEPTPQNKRTVLGSALYLIRIPTMTLDEFANGAAQMGILTQQETIDIFFHFTANNKPTLQYPIKPRAGLKSQVCHRFQSCAYRSNQWRYRGRCDSIQFSVDRRIFVVGFGLYGSSNGAADYSVKIELKRLGRVLAENNTQFFSDGSSNTFHVYFDNPIQIEPESFYTASAILDGGELSYFGQEGMSEVAVGQVTFQFQCSSESTNGTGVQGGQIPELIFYGPTHEEH, from the exons ATGGCGATGTCGAATTTGTACTCGAAAATAGCCCCGAAACCGGTTAAACGGGCTCACGACAACATGTCGGTCTCGCAGACGAACGCTTGGATGAACG AAACTCTGAACAATGGGGCCCTCAGTCTTTCACCTCCTCACATCATCTCCCAGCGTGAGAACCTGCAGGTGATGCAACCTGCCAGCGCTCCCGGTTCGCCCCCGTCTAGTCCCTGCGTTTCGCCCATCGGCCCACCTGGAACCCTCGATCCCAATTGGCAAGCTTCGAAACCTACAGTACGCGAACGGAACGCAGCCATGTTCAATAACGACCTAATGGCCGACGTCAGATTCATCGTCGGCAGTCCAGGATGCACGCAAGACATTCCCGCCCACAAGTACGTCCTGGCGACGGGCAGTTCCGTCTTTTACGCCATGTTCTATGGGGGCCTTGCTGAATGTAAAGAAGAAATCGAGGTACCTGATGTCGAACCGTCTGCATTTCTTACTTTACTCAA ATATTTATACTGTGATGAGATTCAGCTCGAAGCGGACACGGTGCTAGCGACGTTATACGTAGCGAAAAAGTATATCGTTCCGCATCTGGCTCGTGCCTGTGTGAATTATCTCGAAACTAGTCTGACGGCGAAGAACGCCTGTCTTTTGTTGAGTCAGTCGCGTCTCTTCGAAGAACCTGAATTGATGCAGAGATGTTGGGAGGTGATTGACGCTCAG GCTGAGATGGCGCTGAAGTCTGAGGGCTTTGTGGACATAGACATGTCGACCCTGGAGTCGGTCCTCGGCCGTGAAACTTTAAATTGCAAAGAAATGAACTTGCTAGAGGCGGCCCTGAACTGGGCGGCCGCCGAGTGCATCAGACAAGACATTGAACCCACCCCGCAAAACAAACGAACAGTGCTAGGAAGCGCCCTCTACTTAATCAGGATCCCGACGATGACCCTTGACGAATTCGCAAACGGTGCAGCACAAATGGGAATCTTGACCCAACAAGAGACTATAGACATATTCTTTCATTTTACAGCGAACAACAAACCGACTTTACAATACCCGATCAAGCCCAGAGCCGGACTGAAATCTCAG GTATGTCATAGGTTCCAATCATGTGCCTATAGATCGAATCAGTGGCGATACAGGGGTCGCTGCGACAGCATCCAGTTTTCGGTCGACCGTCGAATATTCGTGGTCGGTTTCGGTTTGTACGGTTCGTCTAACGGGGCCGCGGACTACAGCGTCAAAATCGAATTAAAGAGGTTGGGAAGGGTGTTGGCCGAGAACAACACTCAGTTCTTTAGCGACGGCTCAAGCAACACCTTCCACGTTTACTTCGACAATCCGATACAGATCGAACCCGAGTCATTTTACACAGCCTCCGCGATACTGGACGGCGGAGAGTTGAGTTATTTTGGACAGGAGGGCATGAGTGAAGTGGCCGTCGGACAAGTGACATTTCAGTTTCAGTGTTCCTCGGAAAGTACAAACGGAACAGGAGTACAAGGAGGTCAAATTCCAGAACTTATATTTTACGGACCCACTCACGAAGAACATTAA
- the lute gene encoding BTB/POZ domain-containing protein 6-B isoform X4 — MAMSNLYSKIAPKPVKRAHDNMSVSQTNAWMNAETLNNGALSLSPPHIISQRENLQVMQPASAPGSPPSSPCVSPIGPPGTLDPNWQASKPTVRERNAAMFNNDLMADVRFIVGSPGCTQDIPAHKYVLATGSSVFYAMFYGGLAECKEEIEVPDVEPSAFLTLLKYLYCDEIQLEADTVLATLYVAKKYIVPHLARACVNYLETSLTAKNACLLLSQSRLFEEPELMQRCWEVIDAQAEMALKSEGFVDIDMSTLESVLGRETLNCKEMNLLEAALNWAAAECIRQDIEPTPQNKRTVLGSALYLIRIPTMTLDEFANGAAQMGILTQQETIDIFFHFTANNKPTLQYPIKPRAGLKSQVCHRFQSCAYRSNQWRYRGRCDSIQFSVDRRIFVVGFGLYGSSNGAADYSVKIELKRLGRVLAENNTQFFSDGSSNTFHVYFDNPIQIEPESFYTASAILDGGELSYFGQEGMSEVAVGQVTFQFQCSSESTNGTGVQGGQIPELIFYGPTHEEH; from the exons ATGGCGATGTCGAATTTGTACTCGAAAATAGCCCCGAAACCGGTTAAACGGGCTCACGACAACATGTCGGTCTCGCAGACGAACGCTTGGATGAACG CAGAAACTCTGAACAATGGGGCCCTCAGTCTTTCACCTCCTCACATCATCTCCCAGCGTGAGAACCTGCAGGTGATGCAACCTGCCAGCGCTCCCGGTTCGCCCCCGTCTAGTCCCTGCGTTTCGCCCATCGGCCCACCTGGAACCCTCGATCCCAATTGGCAAGCTTCGAAACCTACAGTACGCGAACGGAACGCAGCCATGTTCAATAACGACCTAATGGCCGACGTCAGATTCATCGTCGGCAGTCCAGGATGCACGCAAGACATTCCCGCCCACAAGTACGTCCTGGCGACGGGCAGTTCCGTCTTTTACGCCATGTTCTATGGGGGCCTTGCTGAATGTAAAGAAGAAATCGAGGTACCTGATGTCGAACCGTCTGCATTTCTTACTTTACTCAA ATATTTATACTGTGATGAGATTCAGCTCGAAGCGGACACGGTGCTAGCGACGTTATACGTAGCGAAAAAGTATATCGTTCCGCATCTGGCTCGTGCCTGTGTGAATTATCTCGAAACTAGTCTGACGGCGAAGAACGCCTGTCTTTTGTTGAGTCAGTCGCGTCTCTTCGAAGAACCTGAATTGATGCAGAGATGTTGGGAGGTGATTGACGCTCAG GCTGAGATGGCGCTGAAGTCTGAGGGCTTTGTGGACATAGACATGTCGACCCTGGAGTCGGTCCTCGGCCGTGAAACTTTAAATTGCAAAGAAATGAACTTGCTAGAGGCGGCCCTGAACTGGGCGGCCGCCGAGTGCATCAGACAAGACATTGAACCCACCCCGCAAAACAAACGAACAGTGCTAGGAAGCGCCCTCTACTTAATCAGGATCCCGACGATGACCCTTGACGAATTCGCAAACGGTGCAGCACAAATGGGAATCTTGACCCAACAAGAGACTATAGACATATTCTTTCATTTTACAGCGAACAACAAACCGACTTTACAATACCCGATCAAGCCCAGAGCCGGACTGAAATCTCAG GTATGTCATAGGTTCCAATCATGTGCCTATAGATCGAATCAGTGGCGATACAGGGGTCGCTGCGACAGCATCCAGTTTTCGGTCGACCGTCGAATATTCGTGGTCGGTTTCGGTTTGTACGGTTCGTCTAACGGGGCCGCGGACTACAGCGTCAAAATCGAATTAAAGAGGTTGGGAAGGGTGTTGGCCGAGAACAACACTCAGTTCTTTAGCGACGGCTCAAGCAACACCTTCCACGTTTACTTCGACAATCCGATACAGATCGAACCCGAGTCATTTTACACAGCCTCCGCGATACTGGACGGCGGAGAGTTGAGTTATTTTGGACAGGAGGGCATGAGTGAAGTGGCCGTCGGACAAGTGACATTTCAGTTTCAGTGTTCCTCGGAAAGTACAAACGGAACAGGAGTACAAGGAGGTCAAATTCCAGAACTTATATTTTACGGACCCACTCACGAAGAACATTAA